One genomic segment of Bacillota bacterium includes these proteins:
- a CDS encoding Trk family potassium uptake protein produces MTSLRQLTPPQVLVLGFMALIIVGAILLTLPVASRSGNSVGFLTALFTATSAVCVTGLVVVDTHDAYSLFGQIVTMLLIQFGGLGIMTISTFALLVLGRRVSLKGRLLIQEAMNQLTLEGMVRLIRNVIIATVIIEGIGALLLSIRFIPLLGVAKGIYYSVYHAVSAFCNAGFDLFGGFRSLADFVGDPLVSLTIASLIVLGGLGFSVLMDILHYRCTRRLHLHTKVVLVTTAILIALGTILILAIESDNPDTLGRLPFGSKLLAAYFQAVTPRTAGFSTVNIGALRPATIFLVILLMFIGASPGSTGGGIKTSTFAVLILAVRSVVRGRNDVDVFERRLPTGSVLRALAITMISAALVFTGAIILAVSEGKSLPEVLFETVSAFGTVGLSMGITPTLSTLGRLVIIFIMFAGRVGPLSIALALAQKQQANGVRFPEERVMLG; encoded by the coding sequence ATGACATCACTAAGACAGCTTACTCCACCTCAGGTACTTGTCCTGGGATTTATGGCATTGATCATCGTCGGCGCGATCTTGCTGACGCTCCCGGTGGCTTCTCGAAGCGGCAATTCAGTAGGATTTCTCACCGCGCTCTTCACCGCCACATCGGCGGTTTGCGTGACGGGGCTCGTGGTTGTGGATACTCATGATGCCTATTCCCTTTTCGGCCAGATAGTTACCATGCTCCTGATCCAGTTTGGGGGCTTAGGCATAATGACCATATCTACCTTTGCGCTCTTGGTGCTGGGAAGACGAGTTTCTCTCAAGGGCAGGCTCTTGATCCAGGAAGCCATGAACCAGTTGACCCTTGAGGGGATGGTTCGTCTTATCCGTAATGTAATAATCGCTACCGTCATCATAGAAGGGATAGGAGCGCTCTTATTATCCATCCGGTTTATTCCTCTTCTCGGGGTGGCTAAAGGGATTTATTACTCTGTGTACCATGCTGTATCTGCCTTTTGTAACGCTGGATTCGACCTGTTCGGCGGCTTTAGGAGCCTTGCTGATTTCGTGGGGGATCCCCTTGTATCGCTTACGATAGCATCTTTGATAGTCCTTGGTGGGCTTGGTTTTTCAGTCCTGATGGATATTTTGCACTATAGATGCACGAGGCGGCTCCACCTGCATACAAAGGTCGTCCTGGTCACTACTGCAATCTTGATTGCGCTTGGAACAATCCTTATCCTGGCTATAGAGTCAGACAACCCTGATACCCTGGGAAGGCTACCATTTGGGTCTAAACTGCTGGCCGCCTATTTTCAGGCGGTTACCCCCAGGACCGCGGGTTTTTCCACAGTCAATATCGGGGCGCTTCGTCCTGCCACCATATTTCTCGTGATCTTGCTGATGTTCATTGGTGCATCTCCTGGCTCTACTGGAGGCGGCATAAAGACATCTACTTTCGCCGTGCTTATTCTGGCCGTTCGTTCTGTGGTCAGGGGCAGAAATGATGTCGATGTCTTTGAGCGTAGATTGCCTACAGGATCCGTCTTGAGGGCCCTGGCAATAACCATGATCTCAGCGGCTTTAGTGTTCACGGGAGCCATCATATTGGCTGTGTCTGAGGGAAAGAGCCTTCCGGAAGTTCTTTTCGAGACCGTATCTGCCTTTGGAACAGTGGGGCTCAGTATGGGGATAACCCCCACCCTTTCCACCTTGGGCAGGTTGGTGATAATATTCATAATGTTCGCCGGTCGTGTCGGTCCTCTCAGTATTGCGCTGGCCTTGGCTCAAAAACAACAGGCCAACGGTGTGAGGTTTCCTGAGGAACGCGTCATGTTAGGTTAG
- the spo0A gene encoding sporulation transcription factor Spo0A, translating to MQTDKVKVLAAENNRDLCNVLEDIIRGEPDLEWVGAAYDGLDALEKIVSQRPDVVLLDMIMPYLDGMGVLSKLQEMDLPRRPRIIVLTAFEEEAMVRSTSRLGADYYLLKPFDRASLVNRIRQLGREGHALDKLVFRKSSRDIDPPVDKDKEEDLEDRVARVLYKMGVPTYFKGYAYLRDSIAMVSQDMGLLNSVTKSLYPRVAEKHGTTPLIIEAAIRYTIQKTWIQGNLDYIYQIFGHAAHSRGGKPPTNSFFIARIAEELRLKMLENA from the coding sequence ATGCAAACCGACAAAGTCAAGGTGTTGGCGGCGGAAAACAACAGGGATCTTTGTAATGTGCTAGAGGACATTATCAGAGGGGAACCGGACCTTGAGTGGGTCGGGGCGGCCTATGATGGGCTGGATGCCCTCGAGAAGATCGTAAGTCAAAGGCCTGATGTTGTTCTACTTGATATGATCATGCCATATCTTGATGGTATGGGGGTTCTTTCAAAGCTGCAGGAAATGGACCTACCCAGACGGCCAAGAATAATTGTGCTTACAGCGTTTGAAGAGGAGGCCATGGTCCGATCCACATCGCGTCTCGGCGCCGATTATTACCTTCTCAAGCCGTTTGATAGGGCAAGCCTGGTGAACCGCATCAGGCAGCTGGGGCGTGAGGGACATGCATTGGATAAACTCGTATTTAGGAAATCCTCGAGGGACATTGACCCGCCCGTCGATAAAGATAAAGAAGAAGACCTCGAGGACAGGGTAGCCAGGGTACTCTATAAGATGGGGGTTCCTACCTACTTCAAAGGGTATGCATACCTCAGGGATTCTATAGCAATGGTCTCGCAAGACATGGGACTTCTCAATTCAGTGACCAAGAGTTTGTATCCTAGGGTTGCAGAGAAGCATGGCACAACGCCTCTAATTATCGAAGCGGCCATCCGGTATACGATTCAGAAGACATGGATTCAGGGGAATCTGGATTATATATACCAGATTTTTGGTCATGCCGCGCATTCCCGAGGGGGCAAACCCCCTACTAATTCTTTTTTTATCGCGCGGATAGCAGAAGAGCTTCGCCTGAAGATGCTTGAGAACGCTTGA